Proteins found in one Odontesthes bonariensis isolate fOdoBon6 chromosome 11, fOdoBon6.hap1, whole genome shotgun sequence genomic segment:
- the LOC142391955 gene encoding stonustoxin subunit alpha-like yields the protein MNLITQTVKTESEKHTESSELKSSCFLSEQSVSSEVHSLSGCLITEEGCASLAEAVTSNPSHLRELDLSYNHPGDSGVKLLRAALKDPHTLRVEPAGERWLTPGLRKYSCQLTIDTNTVNRELKLSDNNRKVTYVEKVQSYPDHPDRFGGWCSQLLCRNVLTGRCYWDVEWRGGVEISVSYRGIRRRGDRDCMFGGNDQSWSLSCSDGGYSVCHNNRVTHISSSSSSSSSSSSSSSSSSSSSSSSSSSSSSSSSSVSNRAAVYVDRPAGTLSFYRVSSDTLIHLHTFSTTFTEEPLHPGFGAWSPGSSVSLC from the exons ATGAATCTGATCACACAAACAGTAAAGACTGAGTCAGAGAAGCACACTGAAAGCTCAGAGCTGAAGTCTTCCTGTTTTCTCTCAG AGCAGTCAGTCTCCTCTGAAGTCCACAG cctgtcaggctgtctgatcacagaggaaggctgtgcttctctggctgaagctgtgacctccaacccctcccatctgagagagctggacctgagctacaaccatccaggagactcaggagtgaagctgctgagggctgcactgaaggatccacacacactcag ggtggagcctgctggagaacgatggctgacaccagggctgaggaagt attcctgtcaactcacaatcgacacaaacacagtgaacagagaactgaaactgtctgacaacaacaggaaggtgacataTGTGGAGAaggttcagtcatatcctgatcatccagacaggtttgGTGGCTGGTGttctcagctgctgtgtagaaatgttctgactggtcgctgttactgggacgtcgagtggagaggaggagttgaaatatcagtgagttacagaggaatcaggaggagaggagacagaGACTGTATGTTTGGAGggaatgatcagtcctggagtctgagctgctctgatggaggttactctgtctgtcacaataacagagtaacacacatctcctcctcctcctcctcctcctcctcctcctcctcctcctcctcctcctcctcctcctcctcctcctcctcctcctcctcctcctcctcctcctcctcctctgtctctaacagagcagcagtgtatgtggaccgtcctgctggcactctgtccttctacagagtctcctctgacacactgatccacctccacaccttcagcaccacattcactgaagaacctctgcatcctggatttgGAGCCTGGTCACCTGGTTCCTcagtgtctctgtgctga